The Sorghum bicolor cultivar BTx623 chromosome 6, Sorghum_bicolor_NCBIv3, whole genome shotgun sequence genome contains the following window.
GGAAAAGTCCTACGTAAACAGTCAGATCTCAAATAGAAAAGGGAGAAGAGAGGTATGGAGAAGAGAGGTATACATGTAACGAGTGCCAATATTATTCTTCCGATGAAATGAAACTACAAGTCTGTAAAATTAAACTACATGTTGCTTGACCGTCTTGGTAGGTCAACACTCAACAGCAGAGTTCTTTATAGTACATAGACTATTTAATAGAATGGTTGGTCAAGTGAAGAAATTAAATAAGCATGGTAGGCAATAAGTAGCCATTTTGCTTAGTCAGTGCTTTTTTTAGTTACAAAATTATTACACAAGTAGAGATTAAAGTATGTGGGTATATAACATAGCTCATAAAAAAATAGTTAATAATAATTTTAATCATTAAATATATCAATTAATCACTCATTAATTATACAATATTTCATTGAAGTTATCAATTATATAAAACAATTTACACAACTAAACGTataaattaaatatttaaaataatttacaACAACAAATATCTTCAGTTTTCTAAATTAGAAAAATACTAAAGTTAATTTAATATTTATATGTCATTAATAATATTGAATTGATATTAAAAgttatttatttacaaatatACTTTTAGATAGTTTCATTGCATCACTAATAATATCAAATGAAACAATCAATCACTAGTCATAGAAAACtattaaatttattatatttGTTCTTCACTAAGTATCGGATATTCTATATTTTTGTCAATAGGAATCTAGAATTTGGATAGGAAAAGTATTGAAAACAAATTCGCATACATCCATTTAGGATTCATATTTGAAAAAAGTACAAATACCGATATCCATATTACAAGTTTTAGCACATTTGAAATGTCTAATGATTCTGATATCTATTTTCATTTTCCATTTCTACCTAGGATgcattttaggccttgtttagttccaaaaaaattacaaaagaattaagatttctcatcacatcgaatcttgcggcgcatgcatggaaaattaaatatagataaaaataataactaattgcatagtgtaATTTGCTAGACGAAATTTTTTAGtctagttaattcatgattagacaatatttattaaatacaaatgttTTGAAGTGCTACCGTGTttattttgcaatttttgaaactaaacaagatccTAACTTAAAAGGAATACGTTCCATACGGGGACTTAAGTTGTTTTTTCTCTTGGCTGAAGCCAAAGTAGGGCTATCATGGTTTAAAAAGCCAAAGTAGAGCTGTCGGCAAATCACTCGCTCTCACAGTGACGACTGTACTGTACTGATATGAATATCTGATCACTCCTGGCCTGGCCTGTGAAAAGGAAAGAAGAGGTGGGGGGAGCGTGGTTTGGTGGCCAGTACTCCCCTGATTTTCAGCAGCAGATGGCGGCGCCGCTGCTCCCCTCTTCCGTCTCCGTGCTCCTCTCGCTACACATCGCGCTGCTGCTGATCCTCTGCTCCAGCCAGGTATCTgccgctctttcccttcaatcaTAATCTAGCTCGCTTGCGGTCCGATTCTTGCTACGGTGTTCGACACTCCCTGGATGTATGTATACCTGAATTTTCGTCCGGATCCGGCCTCAGTTCTTGCTACAGTTCTGTTGATTCTAAAATTGCCTTCCGACTAGTTAATCTGGCTGCATAACTCGTAGTCTCGGAACCAGAGCTCGCTTCAACGCTGGGTGTCAATGAACTAATACGATTGATTCGGTTGGTTGTCGTTTGCAGGTAGGGGATTCCTGCTCCTCCGGGAGCGACTGCGGCACGGGCCTCTACTGCGGCAGTTGCCCGGCCGCAGGCAGGACAAAGCTCTCCTGCATCAGGGACCTAGCCATCCAGCCCACCTCCATTGTAGTGCACTGCATTCCCCTCTTGTAATTTTCCCCTTCTTTCTCTGTAACCACTTTGTTGTTGATCTAAGGTCGCTTCTTGCTCCAGGTGAAGGGGCTGCCCTTCAACAGGTACTCATGGCTCGTCACCCACAATTCCTTTTCCATCCTCGGGGAGCCGTCGCGCACTGGGGTTGAGAGGGTCACGTTCTACAACCAGGAGGACTCCGTCACCAACCAATTGAGGGTAGGTTCTGATCCATGACCAAATTATTCCTCGGGCCTCTGTTTATTCCATGACCAAATTGAGGATAGCAATTCATAATGTGTTGTTCGCAGAATGGTGTCAGGGGATTGATGCTTGATATGTATGACTTCAACGATGATGTATGGCTCTGCCACTCCCTGCAAGGGCAATGCTATAACTTCACCGCTTTTGTAAGTTTATTCTTTGCAGATACTTACCAGTTCATTGCCTGTACCAGAATTTGGTAGGCTATCTAGAATGCAATGTAGGTACATTATTCTGTAACTTTATATGTTTGAGCTCGAAGGTTCTAATTTTTTATGATAGCACCTCCTCCAGACCTCAACTGGTGTGCATAAATGTAGGAAACCATAGTTTATTTCTTGGTTCCTAAATTTATCCgaaacttcaagagatgttACATGGGCTCCAAAACTCCCCAAACTAAGATGTTCAACTTAAATATAATGTTAGGTACCAGCAGTTGAGACACTAAAAGAGGTGGAAGCATTTCTCTCTGAGAATCCCACAGAGATCATAACAATATTTATCGAGGATTATGTTCAATCACCGATGGGTCTGAGCAAGGTCTTTACTGCTGCTGACTTGATGAAGTATTGGTATCCCATCTCGGAAATGCCAACTGGTGGCAAGGACTGGCCAAGTGTCACAGATATGGTTGCAAAAAACCGCAGGTTGCTGGTGTTTACTTCTGATGATTCAAAGGAGGCTAGTGAAGGAATAGCTTACCAATGGAGCTACTTGTTAGAGAATGAATGTAAGTACAACTCTTGTTGCTCTAATAATAtctaaccccccccccccccccccaagccCCCCAAGATATTGGTACTCCCTCCAgtcataaaaacaaaaatgtcatTTAGGagaagatttaaaagatttgatTAAACATCAATAACTTTGTTATTTAGTTTGGAAAACATGTAAGATATATGTCTAGATTTGTATTGGAAAATACTTGTAACATCTCATGAACTTGAAGGGTTTTAAGGATATATTCTACGATATATTACTGATCATATGCATCGAAGACCATGTAGTATCAAAATGTGAAGTATTTTTTTGTACTGGTGGAGTAGGAAATAGTGATGACCAAATCTGAAATATTTCAGTTACAATGTGTACTattccctctgttccaaattgtaagtccttTTGTCTTTTCTAGGTATATAGCTTttgttatgtatctagacatagtgtatgtCTACGTGCATAGCTAACACTATatacctagaaaagccaaagCGACTTATAGTTTGGAACAGAGAGAGTACCATATATTCCCAGATCATGGTTGAGGTATGGCACTAACACACTTCATTGTAAAGAACTTATTTGCATGGTTATTTGCCACAACCAGTTTGATGGGCCATGAGATTCTAAAAGAAACTAGACCTACGGGGAAAAACCACCCCATGACAATGCACTAAACTTCTCGCTCGCAGGCCGAGAAACACCCCCAAAGGTCTGCTACCCTGAATGCACCTAGTGCCCAAGACAAATTATGGTAACTGAGGCAGTATAGAATCAGCtttgctcaaaatcttttaGACTGGTAATCATGTTATGCACACTAGTAACAGAAATATCTTATGGTTAAAGAAGAGAATAAATTAAATAGTAAGTGTCCTTTCACAAACTTCACATTATAAAATTTGATTAAAACTAACTGTAAATTTGTTGACACCAGGAGTTTGGTGTATGACTTTATTTATTGCATGACAAGCATCGAGGTTAGAATTTGCATTCCTAACAAAGAGGCTAGATTATGCCTCAGATTGGCCTGGTGGCCATCTATAATTGCCATATGAAAAATGAGTTGGTAATTAACCTGGTAACTATTACTCAACTATAAGTAATGCATCCACAATTGACTTTGCTTGCTACCTTACACCAAGGACAAACATAAGAGTTCATTCTGTATCCAAATTCATATTTCATTTTTCATAATCATGGCAGCTGGAGATCCAGGGATTGTGCCTGGTTCTTGTCCAAACAGGAAGGAATCACAGCCACTGAACTCAAAGTCTGCATCTCTATTTTTGCAAAATTACTTCCCCACGATGCCTGTGCAGAATGAAGCATGTAAAGAGAATTCTGGGTTACCACAGATGGCCCAAGCTTGTTATGCTGCAGCTGGAAATAGAATCCCGAACTTCATAGCTGTGAATTTCTACATGGTAATATTCGACTCCCACAGTTACAAACAAGATACTCTTGTTGTATGGAATATAATTTTTCTTACTGTGATATGTGCAGCGAAGCGATGGTGGTGGTGTTTTTGATGTTCAAGACAGAATCAATGGCCGCACCTTATGTGGTTGTGACACCATTGCTGCTTGCCAGGTAATTGCAAAGCGCTGTAGTTTTATCTTTTAATGCTGGGACACTTTTTGCCCCTTTTGAGTTAGCATGCTATTTGTTTTCTATGATTATTAGCACCAGGGCTGACTTGTTCAAGAAGACCGTCGAACATTCTGTTTTGGAGCATACAAATTctatcatctttttttttcatattggtGGTTTTTGTTGAATATCTGCAGGCTGGGGCACCAATGGGTGCATGCAAGGACACTGGGGCACCAAATCAGACTACATCGTCCTCTTCCTCTGTAAATGGAAATGTCTATTCAGGAACTATAGAATTCAAGACACATTCCACTAGTGCTGCCAGCAATACCTCCATCCGGAGAAGTCTTGTTTTTCTGCTAAGGCTGCAGATGACTTCACTGCTTTTCTTATCTTTCAGGCTTTAGTTTTTATATTTCgactttttttgttgttgttgttgtgagCTTTCTTCTGTATTGGGATGGCGGCTAGTGCCTTGCTAGCTTTATAATCTATATAATATATAGTTGAGAAGGGGAGTAGACTAAGGTTGGATCAATGTTAATGCAAGAATGAGTAGAGATGTTACTCTGCTCTCCCGGGAGTAGTAGTACGAATACAAAGAAACTGATGAGTGGATGTTCATGCTGGTCCGTGTCATATGCAAATgttttactccctccatcccaaattgagagGGGGAGTACACTTAAGAAAGAAAAAGGGTATGATCATCtgactccttgggtcccacttgTACTACCAGCAATCTCTGAACTGGTTGCTAGCATCAACGTAACTTGACACGGGAATCGTTTCTTTGGCACCGACGATGTTGTGGCTAGTCTAACGGGAGGCCGGGGCACTATTTGGCTCTTTTGTCTCTGTATAAACTCTCAACTCCAACGTCTACAAACTGGACAAATATTCAAATAAGATCATGAAGGAGATGCGAGCTCCGTCGATCTTGACGATGTTCAAGCTGTGTTGAACATTGGAGACGTGCCTCTCTCGATGAAGCATACTTTTGGAACATCCGATTGGCGTATACGTGAGATCCCTATGCTTACCGTACCTGACTGCATCTTTTGCCGATAGGATGACATTTTAGAGTTATCAAGTTGGTCTGGCTTGCCTGCTCGTCATCGGTTGAAAATTGAAATACTCCCCTTAAGTAGGACAGCTATTGCTTTCACCAACGTAACTACACCAGATAAACCAGGCAAAAAACCAGAATCGATCGAATGCAGGTGCCGGCGTGCGGCTATTGTAATGTGCTTCTCGAAAACCTGAACCTTTGGGTCGAGGCGTCTGCCTTTGTGAATTCACGGCACATGGCTGTGGTTGCTCGGTCGTCGGCGGCTGCAGCCCCGTGGTGGAGCCGGCGGTTGGGCTGCGCGGTGCGCGCCGGCAGGAGGGGCACGGTGGGCTTCGTATGGCGGTGCCATGTGGAACGTGGCCACGTGGGCAGCATATGGAACCTCGTGCGTCTCTGCTTGTTCGGTCGCGCCGAGCGAGCGGTGCCAcaaatctctctctctccccaatGATTTGTGCTAATATTGTGCGCAATGCCGCACCCGCACACGAGCCACCTCTCCCCTCGTGTTGGCACGTGTCACCATAGTTTGCTTGGCTTCTCCATCTCGAGAACGGGCCATTGACAATTTATCATCTGTAcgttctctcctctctctctcctcaaaTGAACTAGGGAACTGGTGAAGCAATTTAATTTTTCAGTTTCACCGTCTCATATTCATCTGATCCAAAATCTGGTATGAACGACATGGCCGAACCTTGCTGAATTTTGACATTACATACAATACTACGGAATACTTCCTCCATTTACAATTTTTTTCCTATTTAATGTTGTACTGGTTGACCTGACAATTTTTACAAGATTTTGCAAGTAGTCATAATACAATTTACATATATAATAACTTATTATACAATCAAAAATAGTTGGTTTGGAGCAACTCTAAGTAGGGGCACCTAAATCAAGCCCCTACTTTAGATTTAGATGTTCTCCTCAACTTTTGTTGGCCCAACAAACTTCACTCCAGCAGCAACACCCAAACTAAGACCCCCGATTGCATATCAACACATAATGACACAAACAAATCCACATGTCATTGAGTCACACTTTACTCCCCATCCTACTCATGTAGATTTCGTCTGCGCGGCAAACAAAGGTGCCCACACGGCTAGGGAAGCTTGCCCACTCGATCAAGAGAGGAGCCGCCGTGCTACTCCAGCGCATCAAAGGGCGGAGGGAGGCGGGCCAGTAGGGGCTGCGATGAACATAACAGGGGAGGCAAACGTACATGGCAAAGGAGGCGGACATGGTGGCTAGGGAAGCACGCCATGCggtggaggaagttgtggtcGTGCTGCTGCGGCGCGGCAGAGGGAGGTGCGGCCATACTACTACGACGGGACAGAGAGATGCGTAGCCAACACGAGGCGCTCCAACGACGACCATAGCAGGAAACCGCTCCTGAGCTTGCCGAGGGGGCCGCTCGCAGTGGAGGAGAAGGGGGGCGCTCGCCGAAGGGGAGGGGGTGCGACACGAGCAAGAGGAACTGTGGTCTGTATACGGCGCTGGAAGAAAATATGGAGGCCAAGGGATGAGCCTTCGTTCTCGCGGAGTCTAGAGGGTGGATTTCAGTGCTCACCCTAAATTAGAGGCTTGAGTTGGGGCTCTGCTGAGTGTGTTATTTAGCTACTATGAGAGCTCAAGTACAAGTCCTGCTGGAG
Protein-coding sequences here:
- the LOC8073584 gene encoding PI-PLC X domain-containing protein At5g67130, producing the protein MAAPLLPSSVSVLLSLHIALLLILCSSQVGDSCSSGSDCGTGLYCGSCPAAGRTKLSCIRDLAIQPTSIVKGLPFNRYSWLVTHNSFSILGEPSRTGVERVTFYNQEDSVTNQLRNGVRGLMLDMYDFNDDVWLCHSLQGQCYNFTAFVPAVETLKEVEAFLSENPTEIITIFIEDYVQSPMGLSKVFTAADLMKYWYPISEMPTGGKDWPSVTDMVAKNRRLLVFTSDDSKEASEGIAYQWSYLLENESGDPGIVPGSCPNRKESQPLNSKSASLFLQNYFPTMPVQNEACKENSGLPQMAQACYAAAGNRIPNFIAVNFYMRSDGGGVFDVQDRINGRTLCGCDTIAACQAGAPMGACKDTGAPNQTTSSSSSVNGNVYSGTIEFKTHSTSAASNTSIRRSLVFLLRLQMTSLLFLSFRL